Part of the Methanomicrobia archaeon genome is shown below.
GTGTATTATAACCCGGCGAAAAGCAAGACCTCCACAGTGCCACGACACGCCGAAATTGACGATGCGCTGGCAAAGAAGATTTGCAAGGATTTGATGATTCCGAAAGTTTGAAGGTTCTTTCAAAAACATCTTTCAAGCAAGCATCTCTTTCCACAACTCAACTATCTCTATTTATTA
Proteins encoded:
- a CDS encoding type II toxin-antitoxin system HicA family toxin, producing the protein MKRRRLMKHLETHGCELLHEGRDHTVYYNPAKSKTSTVPRHAEIDDALAKKICKDLMIPKV